A single region of the Eulemur rufifrons isolate Redbay chromosome 8, OSU_ERuf_1, whole genome shotgun sequence genome encodes:
- the TNFSF18 gene encoding tumor necrosis factor ligand superfamily member 18 → MSLSHMENMPLSHSSPQGAQRSSWKPWLLCSTTLMMLLLCSFNIIFTFLPLKTANEPCVAKFGPLPSKWQMTTAEPPCVNKLSDWKLEILQNGLYLIYGQVAPDATYKGVAPFAVQLCKNEDMMQILTNNSIIQNVGGTYELHAGDIIRLMFNSEYQVLKNNTFWGIVLLANPQFLS, encoded by the exons atgAGTTTGAGTCACATGGAGAATATGCCTTTAAGCCATTCAAGTCCTCAAGGAGCACAGAGATCATCCTGGAAGCCATGGCTCCTCTGCTCAACCACACTGATGATGCTATTGCTTTGCTCCTTCaatatcatttttacttttctcccACTCAAG ACTGCTAATGAGCCCTGTGTAGCTAAGTTTG GACCGTTACCCTCAAAATGGCAAATGACAACTGCTGAACCTCCTTGTGTGAATAAGTTATCTGATTGGAAGCTGGAGATACTTCAGAATGGCTTGTATTTAATTTATGGCCAAGTGGCTCCTGATGCAACCTACAAGGGTGTAGCCCCCTTTGCCGTGCAGCTATGTAAAAATGAAGACATGATGCAAATTCTAACCAACAATTCTATAATCCAGAATGTAGGAGGGACTTATGAATTGCATGCTGGAGATATAATACGCTTGATGTTCAACTCTGAATATCAGgttctaaaaaataatacattctgGGGGATTGTTTTACTAGCAAATCCCCAATTCCTTTCCTAG